The following coding sequences are from one Gossypium raimondii isolate GPD5lz chromosome 4, ASM2569854v1, whole genome shotgun sequence window:
- the LOC105779817 gene encoding ribose-phosphate pyrophosphokinase 1, with product MASSSLLWLCSSNALISPATLLKAHPRFPIRQRFRCSLVEPLKFENGKPHFPLLTSGPAFPTFLSPNSHFQNDINKHDTRLRIFSGTANPALAQEIACYMGLELGKIKIKRFADGEIYVQLQESVRGCDVFLVQPTCPPANENLMELLIMIDACRRASAKNITAVIPYFGYARADRKTQGRESIAAKLVANLITEAGANRVLACDLHSGQSMGYFDIPVDHVYGQPVILDYLASKTICSDDLVVVSPDVGGVARARAFAKKLSDAPLAIVDKRRHGHNVAEVMNLIGDVKGKVAVMVDDMIDTAGTIAKGAALLHQEGAREVYACSTHAVFSPPAIERLSSGLFQEVIITNTIPVSEQNYFPQLTVLSVANLLGETIWRVHDDCSGGFEPYATLGID from the exons ATGGCGTCGTCGTCTCTGCTTTGGCTCTGCTCTTCCAATGCTCTAATCTCCCCCGCTACTCTCCTTAAGGCTCACCCTCGCTTCCCTATCCGGCAACGCTTC AGGTGTAGCTTGGTGGAGCCCttgaagttcgaaaatggaAAGCCTCACTTTCCTCTCCTCACCTCTGGTCCTGCGTTTCCAACCTTCTTGTCCCCTAATTCCCATTTCCAAAACGATATCAACAAACACGACACTAGGCTCCGTATATTTTCTGGCACTGCTAATCCTGCTCTTGCTCAG GAAATCGCATGCTATATGGGTCTGGAGCTTGGGAAAATCAAGATAAAGCGTTTTGCTGATGGTGAGATTTATGTTCAGTTGCAAGAGAGTGTGAGAGGGTGCGACGTGTTCCTTGTGCAACCCACTTGTCCCCCTGCCAATGAGAATCTTATGGAGCTTCTCATTATGATCGATGCTTGTCGAAGGGCTTCTGCTAAGAACATTACTGCCGTCATTCCCTATTTTGGCTATGCCAGGGCTGACAGAAAG ACTCAGGGGCGTGAATCTATTGCTGCTAAACTTGTAGCAAATTTGATTACTGAAGCAGGTGCAAATCGTGTTCTTGCTTGTGATCTTCATTCAGGGCAATCCATGGGTTACTTTGATATCCCAGTAGATCATGTTTATGGGCAG CCTGTGATTCTTGATTATCTTGCCAGCAAGACAATATGTTCTGATGATTTGGTGGTAGTCTCGCCAGATGTTGGTGGTGTTGCTAGAGCACGTGcttttgcaaaaaaattatCTGATGCACCTCTTGCTATCGTTGATAAAAGGCGTCATGGGCATAATGTTGCAGAG GTCATGAATTTGATAGGTGATGTGAAAGGAAAGGTTGCAGTTATGGTGGATGACATGATTGACACTGCTG GAACAATCGCAAAAGGTGCAGCTCTTTTGCATCAAGAGGGGGCTCGGGAAGTGTATGCGTGTAGTACACATGCTGTTTTTAG TCCTCCTGCAATAGAAAGATTGTCAAGTGGTCTTTTCCAAGAGGTAATCATAACAAACACCATCCCAGTGTCAGAGCAAAACTATTTTCCTCAGTTGACTGTCCTCTCTGTGGCAAACCTTCTGGGAGAGACCATATGGCGTGTTCATGATGATTGCTCT GGAGGGTTTGAACCCTATGCAACCTTGGGCATTGATTGA
- the LOC105779818 gene encoding uncharacterized protein LOC105779818 — translation MAVASTANLLIALQSERRKSNGALPLVLPKPTWVVRTESNAGRKRMRKPDPPCVVCKGSGRVDCHYCYGRGRTNQVHLEMLPKGEWPKWCRSCGGSGLSYCSRCLGTGEYRYIMGFHFMKTDDDGTQHKKYQIEGDCDSQGAADRLLRGEQSDDSGNEI, via the exons ATGGCAGTGGCGTCAACAGCGAACCTGCTCATAGCCCTCCAATCGGAGCGTCGGAAATCCAACGGTGCTCTTCCTCTCGTACTCCCTAAACCCACTTGGGTTGTCAGAACTGAg TCAAATGCTGGGCGAAAGAGGATGAGGAAGCCTGATCCACCGTGCGTTGTCTGCAAGGGGAGCGGCAGAGTTGATTGTCATTATTGTTATGGAAGAG GAAGGACAAACCAAGTTCATCTAGAGATGCTTCCCAAGGGAGAATGGCCAAAATG GTGCAGGAGTTGTGGTGGCAGTGGCCTTAGCTACTGCTCTCGATGCCTTGGAACTGGGGAATACAGGTATATAATGGGTTTCCATTTCATGAAGACAGATGATGATGGCACCCAACACAAGAAGTATCAGATTGAAGGTGACTGTGATTCACAGGGTGCAGCCGACCGACTGCTGCGTGGTGAGCAGAGCGATGATTCAGGTAATGAGATATGA